From Saimiri boliviensis isolate mSaiBol1 chromosome 9, mSaiBol1.pri, whole genome shotgun sequence, a single genomic window includes:
- the APCDD1L gene encoding protein APCDD1-like: MLPYACVLVLLGAHVIQAAGEAGDGRLHWEPRCQPALPDRAASTAILPPRLSGIWISTGCEVRPGPEFLTRAYTFYPSRLFRAHQFYYEDPFCREPAHSLLVKGKVRLRRASWVTRGATEADYHLHKVGIVFHSRRALLDVTGRLNQTRAGRDCVRRLPPARAWHLGALYGLRSARAPGDCLEALGLTMHELSLVRVQRRRQPQPRAAPRLVEELYLGDIHTDPAQRRHYRPTGYQHPLQSALHHVQPCPACGLIARSDVHHPPVLPPLLALPLRLGGRWVSSGCEAHPAVLFLTRLFAFHARSRSWEGYYHHYSDPACRQPTFTMYAAGRYTRGTPSTRVRGGTELVFEVTRAHVTPMDQVTTAMLNFSEPSSCGGPGVWSVGSERDVTATNGCLPLGIRLPHVEYELFKMEQDPLGRSLLFIGQRPTDGSSPDTPEKRPTSYQAPLVLCGGESPRHSPLLQKHSSTGGLRVAPLPLLPLVLGLACLHWP, translated from the exons CTCACGTCATACAGGCAGCTGGGGAAGCTGGGGACGGCCGCCTGCACTGGGAACCCCGCTGCCAGCCGGCCTTGCCAGATAGAGCAGCCAGCACTGCGATCTTGCCCCCACGCCTCAGTGGGATCTGGATCTCCACAGG CTGCGAGGTGCGCCCAGGCCCAGAGTTCCTGACCCGCGCCTACACCTTCTACCCCAGCCGGCTCTTCCGAGCCCACCAGTTCTACTACGAGGACCCCTTCTGCCGGGAGCCTGCCCACTCGCTGCTCGTCAAGGGCAAAGTCCGCCTGCGCCGGGCCTCCTGGGTCACCCGGGGCGCCACCGAGGCCGACTACCACCTGCACAAGGTGGGCATCGTCTTCCACAGCCGCCGGGCCCTGCTCGACGTCACCGGGCGTCTCAATCAGACCCGCGCCGGCCGGGACTGCGTGCGGCGGCTGCCCCCGGCCCGGGCCTGGCATCTGGGGGCGCTGTACGGGCTGCGGAGCGCCCGGGCCCCGGGGGACTGCCTGGAGGCGCTGGGCCTCACCATGCACGAGCTCAGCCTGGTCCGCGTGCAGCGCCGTCGGCAGCCGCAGCCCCGGGCGGCACCCCGGCTGGTGGAGGAGCTGTACCTGGGGGACATCCACACCGACCCGGCCCAGAGGCGGCACTACCGGCCCACCGGCTACCAGCACCCGCTGCAGAGCGCACTG CACCACGTgcaaccgtgcccggcctgtgGCCTCATTGCCCGCTCCGATGTGCACCACCCGCCAGTGCTGCCGCCCCTGCTGGCCCTGCCCCTGCGCCTGGGTGGCCGATGGGTCAGCTCGGGGTGTGAGGCGCACCCAGCAGTTCTGTTCCTCACCCGGCTCTTTGCTTTCCATGCGCGCAGTCGCTCCTGGGAAGGGTATTACCACCACTACTCAGACCCTGCCTGCCGGCAGCCCACCTTCACCATGTATGCCGCTGGCCGCTACACCAGGGGCACGCCATCCACCAGGGTCCGTGGTGGCACCGAGCTGGTGTTTGAGGTCACACGGGCCCATGTGACCCCCATGGACCAGGTCACCACGGCCATGCTCAACTTCTCAGAGCCAAGCAGCTGTGGAGGCCCGGGGGTCTGGTCTGTGGGCTCTGAGCGGGATGTCACAGCCACCAACGGGTGCCTGCCACTGGGCATCCGGCTCCCACACGTGGAGTATGAGCTCTTCAAGATGGAGCAAGACCCCCTTGGGCGAAGCCTGCTCTTCATTGGACAAAGGCCCACCGATGGGTCAAGTCCCGATACCCCAGAGAAACGCCCCACCTCCTACCAAGCACCCCTGGTGCTCTGCGGTGGGGAGTCCCCGCGCCACAGCCCATTGCTGCAAAAGCACTCCAGCACAGGGGGCCTTCGTGTAGCCCCCCTCCCGCTTCTGCCCCTAGTTCTGGGGCTGGCCTGCCTCCACTGGCCATGA